The genomic DNA GACTTAAGTTACAATACACAATTTCAGAAGTCAGCCATATAAATCTTTAGACTGTAAAGAAAGAAGAATTGTGTATGCTAGTCCCGCCTGACTGACGGTGACCGGTTTGCTGAAGAACGTTGGTGTCTTTCCTTGGCATGTGTTAAATAGATATGTGGATAGGTTTTTGATTGTATTAAGTCAAACTTTGCCGAGGTTAAACTTGACATTTGACACTTAATTAATGACTAGTCGTGCCTCGCAAAGAAGTAAAGTATCTGAACTCACAAATATCGAAATATTGTCTTTTGTATGTCCCACATGCTGTCTGCCAGTGTGATGCCTATTCTGACTGTTTTTGCAGGATTTGGATTCAATGCTGTTTTTGGAAGTTTCAAtgctttgttttctcttttgacAGGTAAGAGAACTTGTTCTCGACAATTGTAGATCCAATGAAGGGAAAATTGAAGGCCTCACAGCAGAATTTGTCAACCTTGAATTTCTCAGTCTGATAAATGTGGGCTTAATCTCAGTCTCCAACCTCCCAAAACTTGGAAAACTCAAAAAGGTTTGTATttcttgttttttgttgtagtATCATGTGTAGAGCAGAGCTATGTttgaggaatgacattacaaacaataatgcaatctcttccctccctcagtTGGAGCTGAGTGACAACAGAATTTCAGGTGGCCTTGATGTTTTAGCAGAGAAACTCCCAAATCTCACACACCTAAACTTAAGTGGGAACAAACTCAAAGACATCAGCACATTGGAGCCTTTGGTAAGTGAACAAGTACTTTGCATGTTCAATTCAGACATGTGAATGCTTCAGATACGTAATGCTTTCCGTTTTATATTATAAAGCTGGTGCTCAAGACAAATGAGCATTGTGCAGTGTATGTCGCTTGCACATCTGTCATCAGTGAGCACCATGCCTCCCACATGTAGAGAGACTTGATGAGTTGCAGTTCAGTTGGCTTTTGTGTCCTTATGCGCACTTTTATTTATTATGTTTCCTCTAGAAAAAGCTTGATCACCTGAAAAGTCTCGACCTCTTCAACTGTGAAGTCACAAACCTCAATGACTACCGGGAGAGTGTATTCAAGCTCCTGCCCCAGCTTACCTACCTGGATGGCTATGACATGGAAGATCGGGAGGCCTCCGACTCTGATGGAGAAGTTGATGGAGATGGAGttgatgacgacgatgatgagGGTTAGCTTTTCTTGTTCTCTCGGGTCACCCCTGCCCCCACCGTTGTTGTGATCGTTATTGTAAATCTAGAATTCTAGTTATTGTGGCTCACCCTAGTTCGCCTGCTGTTCATTATACTtgacagaaggagaggaggaagaggatgaagatggagaggaggaagactttgatgaggaggacgacgatgacgatgatgacgatgatgaggtggaaggggaggaagatgatgatgtcAGTGGGGAGGATGAGGTacaaatttgttttttgtttttttttaaagtatattttctgggcttttatgccttttttaatgataggatagtgaagagagacaggaagtgaatgggagagagcgttggggtgggatccggaaaggaccacggggcgggaatcgaacccgggtcgccggcgtacggtgcaggtgccccagccagtcgcgccactgccggggccacaAATTTGTTTTTAACCTTGCAGATGGAACACAGTGGGCCCAGGATATTCTAAGTGCTTGCTAACTGAGAATATGAAGGAAATCTCCTCACAGATGTGCCCTGTGGTTTTGATTTGCGAGGAGAAGGGCTCCATAGGGCTCCTGTGTGGGGTCAATTAGACATGGACTGGTATTACTAATTATTACATTTTCTCAGTGATTTTGATCCCATCCCAATGGTCCGTTTCAATCATATGGACTGTGTGCTCCTGTgttattaaatattaaatatcCTGGCCTCTTTACCTTCTGTAAAACGAGCCATGAAAATAACCTCAGACTATACACAGAAGAGCCCTCTCCACTTCCGCTGTGTGATTGTTGCTCACAGCACTGAATGATCCTTTAGCTCGTCTGAAACACCCATCCTGTGCGATCTGGCCATGAATACTAGACATCCTTTAGTAAAATGACATTACTAAACCTTTCCGTGTAAATGTAAGCTTGCTAATCACACAATGGTAATACCCAGCCCTGCAGGCCTTTATAATAACCTGCTTTTCTGTTTCTGAAACATTTTCAGGAAGAAGACTTTGGACGTGGTGGAGAtgtagatgatgatgacgatgatgatgatgacgacgaagGTGAGTTTCACTGGTGTATGGTTCAGTTCTGGACTGCaactgtacagtaatttccagtgtattagccgcattgtgtataaaccacaggacagtgttttatgcgagtTAAAAAACCAAGCCATATTAACTTCCGTGTATtatcatagctgaagaaatgttgcaaaatcaatgtatgagcCGAAATTACGGTAGTATGTGCCCAGAGCAAAGCTAAACTAAACACGGACTTATTGTGGCGTTCtgcagatgaagaggagggtggcaaaggtgagaagagaaagcgagaggcgGACGACGAagatgacgacgacgacgacgacgatgaggatgatgattaAGAGCCAAGGAGCCAATCAGTTACCAacccttccctccccctcccttatTTGCCATCCACCGggccacccccacacactcttctgTCACATGCCTCCCACAGCGCTGCGCTCCCCGAGGGGCAAGACTGTATAggatgggtggggtgtgtggagaTGCATCCCATGGAGCCGGGAGCTGAATGAAGCCTCTCTTGAGTGGCGGCTCACTCGGCATTCCACAGTTTCACTGTCAATTCCCTTTTTGTGTTTCACCAAACCCGTGTGAGGACTTTGGGGACTGGTATCTAGTTTTGGGTCTGTGCTTTTAATATTTGTTGGAgaattatgattttttttttgttgttgttgggtttattttttatttttgtgtttgttttttttgtttttgttttccttttcctAATTTCCCAATAAGATTATTGCTATAGCAGCCGTGTCAAGGAAGCCATCATTTTAGTGTGGCAGCCAGTGGCACAAATCAATGTTGTAGCTACATTTTTACTTTCtgtatgacaaaaaaaaacaaacaaaaaaacaactttgTAAATAAAATGTTAACATTTTACGCTGTGCTTTCCCTGCCATGCCTCTATCGCTTTCTCTCCCCAACcactccccacccccatcaTTTCCAAAGCTAGACTGGAGGTGTGTTTGAAGTATCGGTGAAGTGGCAGTCATGCACCTTATCTAGAGCCACTATGCAGAAAAATGACTTGGAGGAAAGCACTCAGCATTTTGAAAACTACCTCAGATTTGGTGTGGATTACTGAGTATTTACCCTTTAGACCTGGGACAGAGTTGGATACATTGAGTTCCCCTTACAGATATCTGCCTCTTACAAACCATGGCCGCACTCATGAATTTAATATTGATGTTTTTTTATGATTAATTATTGTcattcatgtatgtgtgaaaatgtgGCCTAGGCTCACATAAGGGGGATTCAGGCGCAAGGATGTGGCCATCTGGTCCCAGCAGAGGCGTGGCGCTCAGTCTGTACTGTGAACTGAGACAAGGTATTAGATGGAATCATGAGTCTTATGGTATGTTTCATGCTGAATTCTGTCCCATTGACAGATTTATGTTGCAAACACAATTTTGCTGGaggattaattttttttttaaacccagaTGAACAAACACCCCTGTCAAGCTACAAatgatcgttttttttttatataaaactTTATTTGATATTGTGCTCATGGTTGTTGTGTCTTTACATTTCCTAACATTGCTGTTTACGTGGTCACAACTGGTT from Sardina pilchardus chromosome 2, fSarPil1.1, whole genome shotgun sequence includes the following:
- the anp32b gene encoding acidic leucine-rich nuclear phosphoprotein 32 family member B, with amino-acid sequence MDMKKRIHLELRNRTPSDVRELVLDNCRSNEGKIEGLTAEFVNLEFLSLINVGLISVSNLPKLGKLKKLELSDNRISGGLDVLAEKLPNLTHLNLSGNKLKDISTLEPLKKLDHLKSLDLFNCEVTNLNDYRESVFKLLPQLTYLDGYDMEDREASDSDGEVDGDGVDDDDDEEGEEEEDEDGEEEDFDEEDDDDDDDDDEVEGEEDDDVSGEDEEEDFGRGGDVDDDDDDDDDDEDEEEGGKGEKRKREADDEDDDDDDDDEDDD